In one Aromatoleum aromaticum EbN1 genomic region, the following are encoded:
- a CDS encoding MDR family oxidoreductase, with product MFKAVLIEKDDAGYRATLTDVDDAGLPDGDVTVRVAYSTLNYKDALAITGKGPVVRKFPMVPGIDLAGTVEHSSHPECRAGDLVVLNGWGVGEGHWGGLAEKARLAGDWLVPLPAAFSPKQAMAIGTAGYTAMLCVMALERHGVTPDQGEVLVTGASGGVGSVAVSLLAKLGYRVVASTGRPNEAEYLKALGAAEIIDRVQFSMPGKPLAKERWTGAIDTAGSHTLANVCASMKYRGVVAACGLAQGMDFPATVAPFILRGVTLAGVDSVYCPRPERLEAWQRLARDLDPAHLDLISHEVSLADVIRLSGELLAGQVRGRLIVDVNR from the coding sequence ATGTTCAAGGCGGTACTGATCGAGAAGGACGACGCCGGCTATCGGGCGACGCTGACCGACGTCGATGACGCGGGCCTGCCCGACGGCGACGTGACGGTGCGCGTCGCGTATTCGACGCTGAACTACAAGGACGCGCTCGCGATCACCGGCAAGGGGCCGGTCGTGCGCAAGTTCCCGATGGTCCCCGGCATCGACCTCGCCGGCACCGTCGAGCACAGCTCGCACCCGGAGTGCCGGGCTGGCGACCTCGTCGTGCTCAACGGCTGGGGCGTCGGCGAAGGACACTGGGGCGGGCTCGCGGAGAAGGCGCGCCTTGCCGGCGACTGGCTGGTGCCGCTGCCGGCAGCGTTCTCGCCGAAGCAGGCGATGGCGATCGGCACTGCCGGCTACACCGCGATGCTGTGCGTGATGGCGCTCGAACGCCACGGCGTGACGCCGGACCAGGGCGAAGTGCTGGTCACCGGCGCGAGCGGTGGCGTCGGCAGCGTCGCGGTGTCGCTGCTTGCGAAGCTCGGCTACCGCGTCGTCGCCTCGACCGGCCGACCGAACGAAGCCGAGTACCTGAAGGCGCTCGGCGCCGCCGAGATCATCGACCGGGTGCAGTTTTCGATGCCGGGCAAGCCTCTGGCGAAGGAACGCTGGACCGGCGCCATCGACACGGCGGGCAGTCACACCCTCGCGAATGTCTGCGCGAGCATGAAGTACCGCGGCGTCGTTGCCGCGTGCGGCCTCGCGCAGGGCATGGACTTCCCGGCGACGGTCGCGCCGTTCATCCTGCGCGGCGTCACCCTCGCCGGCGTCGACAGCGTCTACTGCCCGCGCCCCGAACGCCTGGAAGCGTGGCAGCGGCTCGCTCGCGATCTCGATCCGGCTCATCTCGACCTGATCTCGCACGAAGTCAGCCTCGCCGACGTGATCCGGCTCTCGGGCGAGTTGCTCGCCGGCCAGGTGCGCGGGCGGTTGATCGTCGACGTCAACCGTTGA
- the rapZ gene encoding RNase adapter RapZ — translation MQIVLISGLSGSGKSIALKVLEDVGYYAVDNLPATLLPELVAELSDTGHERVAIAVDVRSGASLLALPQQVEHLHALASDLRLIFLDARDDTLIARFSETRRRHPLASEDVSLAEAIQSERDALASIAELGHRIDTSELHANTLRAWIKDFLAIEATEGLTLMFQSFGFKYGIPLDADLVFDVRCLPNPHYDLRLRPFTGKDQPVIEFLDSFPEVGRMCEDIRRFVATWLPSYARDNRSYLTVAIGCTGGQHRSVYIAEWLGRHFSDTLRVLVRHRSAARRIVDHGADMADK, via the coding sequence ATGCAGATCGTCCTGATTAGCGGGTTGTCGGGTTCCGGCAAGAGCATTGCGCTGAAAGTGCTGGAAGACGTCGGTTATTACGCAGTCGACAACCTGCCGGCGACGCTGCTGCCCGAACTCGTCGCCGAGCTGAGCGATACCGGGCACGAGCGTGTCGCGATCGCCGTCGACGTGCGCTCCGGTGCGAGCCTTTTGGCGCTGCCGCAGCAGGTCGAGCACCTGCACGCTCTCGCGTCGGATCTGCGCTTGATCTTTCTGGATGCGCGCGACGACACACTGATCGCGCGTTTTTCGGAAACACGCCGCCGCCATCCGCTCGCGAGCGAAGACGTCTCGCTCGCCGAAGCGATCCAGAGCGAACGCGACGCCCTCGCGAGCATCGCTGAACTCGGCCACCGCATCGACACCAGTGAACTGCACGCGAACACCCTGCGCGCATGGATCAAGGATTTCCTCGCGATCGAGGCGACTGAAGGGCTGACGCTGATGTTCCAGTCGTTCGGCTTCAAATACGGCATTCCGCTCGACGCGGACCTCGTCTTCGACGTGCGCTGCCTGCCGAACCCGCATTACGACCTGCGCCTGCGGCCGTTTACCGGCAAGGACCAGCCGGTCATCGAGTTTCTCGACAGCTTCCCCGAAGTCGGGCGCATGTGCGAGGACATCCGCCGCTTCGTCGCGACCTGGTTGCCGAGTTACGCGCGCGACAATCGCAGCTATCTTACGGTCGCGATCGGCTGCACCGGCGGACAGCACCGCTCGGTGTATATCGCCGAATGGCTCGGCCGGCACTTCAGCGACACGCTGCGCGTGCTCGTGCGTCACCGTTCCGCCGCGCGCCGTATCGTCGACCACGGTGCCGACATGGCAGACAAGTGA
- a CDS encoding NusG domain II-containing protein: MSPRLADWLALLRPGDFATLVGALAVCVVSALLLWRGGAPDKAIVRAGGAVFAELSLAQPQRVDVPGPLGTTRIEVEPGRARVLSDPGPRQYCVRQGWLSRAGAVAICAPNEVSLSLSGGAADYDSLNY, from the coding sequence GTGAGTCCGCGCCTCGCCGACTGGCTGGCTCTGCTGCGGCCGGGCGATTTCGCGACCCTGGTGGGTGCGCTCGCGGTATGCGTCGTGTCGGCGCTGCTGTTGTGGCGCGGCGGTGCTCCTGACAAGGCAATCGTGCGCGCCGGCGGCGCAGTGTTCGCCGAACTGAGCCTTGCGCAGCCGCAACGGGTCGACGTCCCCGGGCCGCTCGGGACCACGCGCATCGAAGTCGAGCCGGGCCGGGCCCGCGTCCTCTCCGATCCCGGGCCGCGCCAGTATTGCGTTCGCCAGGGCTGGCTGAGTCGCGCCGGAGCGGTCGCGATCTGCGCGCCGAACGAGGTCAGCCTGAGCCTTTCCGGGGGCGCAGCCGACTATGACTCCCTCAACTATTGA
- a CDS encoding Gx transporter family protein: protein MTPSTIEIHPSADDRRVARLATAAIVLTVAEAAIPLPLPGVKPGLGNIVILIVLLRWGWRDAVWVGLLRVFASSLLLGQLFAPGFFLSLAGSLTSLATLGVAKHLPRRWFGPVSLSVFAAFAHIGGQLALARAWLVPHDGVFYLVPVFAAAATLFGLINGLVAARLLRDRIAVPAGAGKR, encoded by the coding sequence ATGACTCCCTCAACTATTGAGATTCACCCGAGCGCCGACGACCGGCGGGTCGCACGGCTGGCGACTGCGGCGATCGTGCTGACGGTCGCCGAAGCCGCGATTCCGCTGCCGCTGCCGGGAGTCAAGCCCGGGCTCGGGAACATCGTGATCCTGATCGTGCTGCTGCGCTGGGGCTGGCGCGATGCCGTATGGGTCGGGCTGCTGCGCGTGTTCGCGAGCAGCCTGCTGCTCGGGCAGCTGTTCGCGCCGGGATTCTTCCTCAGCCTCGCCGGCTCGCTGACGAGCCTCGCGACGCTGGGCGTGGCGAAGCACCTGCCGCGGCGCTGGTTCGGCCCGGTGAGCCTCAGCGTGTTCGCTGCGTTCGCGCACATCGGCGGGCAGCTCGCACTCGCGCGCGCGTGGCTCGTGCCGCACGACGGCGTGTTCTATCTCGTGCCGGTGTTCGCCGCGGCGGCGACGCTGTTCGGCCTGATCAACGGGCTGGTCGCAGCGCGGCTGCTGCGGGACCGCATTGCCGTACCGGCGGGCGCAGGCAAACGGTAG
- a CDS encoding DUF1289 domain-containing protein: MSDELCVGVCMIDWDSGVCLGCGRTPEEIDGVPVAPAPAQTPAKVPLPANVAAQVGEGSQ; this comes from the coding sequence ATGAGCGATGAACTGTGCGTCGGCGTGTGCATGATCGACTGGGATAGCGGAGTGTGCCTCGGTTGCGGCCGCACGCCCGAGGAGATCGACGGCGTGCCTGTGGCACCCGCGCCCGCGCAGACACCGGCGAAAGTGCCACTGCCGGCGAACGTCGCGGCACAGGTCGGCGAAGGCTCGCAATGA
- a CDS encoding acetyl-CoA C-acetyltransferase gives MNDPVVIVSAARTPLGGFQGDLSALSGPQLGAVAIRAAVERAGVNAEAVQEVLMGCVLPAGVGQAPARQAALGAGLPLSAGCTTVSKVCGSGMKSVMLAHDLLVAGTNDVMVAGGMESMSNAPYLLPKARGGYRLGHGQVLDHMFLDGLEDSYSKENKGRLMGTFAEDCAAHFDFTRAAQDEFAVASTTRAQKAIQDGSFAWEVAPVTVTGRKGDVVVDKDEQPPKAQIDKIAGLKPAFRKDGSVTAANSSSISDGAAALVLMRRSTADRLGLKPLATIVGHATHAQDPAWFTTAPVGAMQKVLAKAGWSKDDVDLWEINEAFAVVTMAAMKELELPHDKVNVHGGACALGHPIGASGARIIVTLLGALKQYDKKRGVASLCIGGGEATAVAVELA, from the coding sequence ATGAATGATCCCGTTGTTATCGTTTCCGCCGCCCGCACGCCGCTGGGCGGCTTCCAGGGCGATTTGTCCGCGCTGAGCGGCCCGCAACTTGGCGCGGTCGCGATCCGGGCGGCCGTCGAGCGCGCCGGCGTCAACGCCGAAGCGGTGCAGGAAGTGCTGATGGGCTGCGTGTTGCCGGCGGGCGTCGGGCAGGCCCCGGCGCGCCAGGCCGCGCTCGGCGCCGGTCTGCCGCTATCGGCCGGCTGCACGACGGTCAGCAAGGTATGCGGCTCCGGCATGAAGTCGGTGATGCTCGCGCACGACCTGCTGGTCGCCGGCACGAACGACGTGATGGTCGCCGGCGGCATGGAGTCGATGTCGAACGCCCCGTACTTGCTGCCGAAGGCGCGCGGCGGCTACCGGCTCGGCCACGGCCAAGTGCTCGACCACATGTTCCTCGATGGCCTCGAGGACAGCTACTCGAAAGAGAACAAGGGTCGCCTGATGGGCACTTTTGCCGAGGATTGCGCCGCGCATTTCGACTTCACGCGCGCCGCACAGGACGAGTTCGCGGTCGCCTCGACGACCCGCGCGCAAAAGGCGATCCAGGACGGTTCGTTCGCGTGGGAAGTCGCACCCGTGACGGTTACCGGCCGCAAGGGCGACGTTGTCGTCGACAAGGACGAGCAGCCGCCGAAAGCGCAGATCGACAAGATTGCCGGCCTGAAGCCGGCGTTCAGGAAGGACGGCAGCGTGACTGCGGCGAACTCGAGCTCGATCTCCGATGGCGCGGCCGCGCTCGTGCTGATGCGCCGCTCCACCGCCGACAGGCTCGGCCTCAAGCCGCTCGCGACGATCGTCGGTCACGCGACGCACGCGCAGGATCCGGCGTGGTTCACGACCGCCCCGGTCGGCGCGATGCAGAAAGTGCTGGCGAAGGCCGGTTGGTCGAAGGATGACGTCGACCTGTGGGAAATCAACGAAGCCTTCGCAGTCGTCACGATGGCGGCGATGAAGGAGCTCGAGCTGCCGCACGACAAGGTCAACGTGCATGGTGGCGCCTGCGCATTGGGCCATCCGATCGGCGCTTCGGGCGCACGCATCATCGTCACGCTGCTCGGCGCGCTGAAGCAGTATGACAAGAAGCGCGGCGTCGCGAGCCTGTGCATCGGCGGCGGCGAGGCGACGGCGGTTGCGGTGGAGCTCGCGTAA
- a CDS encoding MBL fold metallo-hydrolase, which produces MNRLTELQYPFSEPPTDGQTLPVAKGVNWVRMPLPFALDHINLWLLDDGETLAAIDTGFGLDEVREYWNTILANDGRAVGSVVVTHHHPDHLGLASWLAAKSGAPVAMTQGEFLAGHAIWHQTPGMGVPHMVEQFRRHGLDDARQAALVDRGNGYRRGVPTLPEAYHRLFDGDVVTIGGHEWRVIVGYGHAPEHASLYCAQLGVLISGDMLLPRISTNVSVYAATPNDDPLGWFLDSLNRFKDLPDDTLVLPSHGQPFRGIRTRIAQLETHHRERCDELLGAIGMPASAADVLSTLFPRELDTHQVMFAMGEAIAHLNYLVKRNEARKLTSDDGTIRFERIA; this is translated from the coding sequence ATGAATCGTCTTACGGAACTGCAGTATCCGTTCAGCGAGCCCCCTACGGACGGACAGACGCTCCCCGTGGCGAAGGGGGTGAACTGGGTGCGGATGCCGCTACCGTTCGCCCTCGACCACATCAACCTGTGGCTGCTCGACGACGGCGAAACGCTCGCCGCGATCGACACCGGCTTCGGCCTGGACGAAGTGCGCGAGTACTGGAACACGATCCTGGCGAACGACGGGCGCGCAGTCGGCAGCGTCGTCGTCACCCACCACCACCCGGACCACCTGGGCCTGGCGAGCTGGCTGGCCGCGAAGAGCGGCGCGCCGGTCGCGATGACACAAGGCGAATTCCTTGCCGGACACGCGATCTGGCACCAAACCCCGGGCATGGGAGTGCCCCACATGGTCGAGCAGTTCCGCCGCCATGGCCTCGATGACGCGCGCCAGGCAGCACTCGTCGATCGCGGCAACGGTTATCGCCGCGGCGTGCCCACGCTCCCCGAAGCCTACCACCGCCTCTTCGACGGCGACGTCGTGACGATCGGGGGCCACGAGTGGCGCGTCATCGTAGGATATGGTCATGCACCCGAGCATGCGAGCCTGTACTGCGCGCAGCTCGGAGTACTCATTTCGGGTGACATGCTGCTACCGCGCATTTCGACGAACGTCAGCGTCTATGCGGCGACGCCGAATGACGATCCGCTCGGCTGGTTCCTCGATTCGCTGAATCGCTTCAAGGACTTGCCCGACGATACGCTCGTGCTACCATCGCACGGTCAACCATTCCGCGGCATCAGGACAAGAATCGCACAGCTCGAGACGCACCACCGTGAACGCTGCGACGAACTGCTGGGCGCAATCGGAATGCCTGCCAGCGCCGCGGACGTCCTCTCGACACTGTTTCCCCGCGAGCTGGATACGCACCAGGTCATGTTCGCGATGGGAGAAGCGATCGCTCACCTCAACTACCTTGTCAAAAGAAACGAGGCTCGCAAACTGACCAGCGACGACGGCACGATCCGATTCGAACGCATTGCATGA
- a CDS encoding DUF1289 domain-containing protein, translating into MSPTSPCINLCRIDAGTGYCEGCFRTLDEIARWSRHADVEKHRILEAVDRRRAQVPGAASAARAEQAR; encoded by the coding sequence ATGAGCCCGACTTCCCCCTGCATCAATCTGTGCCGCATTGACGCCGGCACCGGCTACTGCGAAGGCTGCTTCCGCACGCTCGACGAGATCGCTCGCTGGAGCCGCCATGCCGACGTGGAGAAACACCGCATTCTCGAGGCCGTGGATCGGCGCCGTGCGCAGGTCCCAGGGGCGGCGAGCGCGGCTCGTGCGGAGCAGGCACGATGA
- a CDS encoding MBL fold metallo-hydrolase has product MSAAAKLPATVAVLERGWLSSNNVVLFDDGEATLIDSGYVSHAAQTVALLHRTLDGRCLGRLINTHSHSDHIGGNAAVQRAFGCAITVPAGMAGAVAEWDEAALLLSTAEQAGERFHADGVLAAGETVGMGGLTWQILEAPGHDMDALVFHNADRRILISGDALWRDGFGILFADVLGTGDGIGAARRTLEAIARLPVDVVIPGHGAPFVEFDDALARAFARLKAFEDDGARMARNAIRACMTFSLLDLRSIALDELPEHLARVPLYREANARFLGQSPAALADWLVAELSRAGVARCEGGRLVAA; this is encoded by the coding sequence ATGAGCGCGGCGGCAAAGCTTCCGGCGACGGTCGCCGTGCTTGAGCGCGGCTGGCTGTCGTCGAACAACGTCGTGCTGTTCGACGACGGCGAGGCGACGCTGATCGACAGCGGCTACGTCAGCCACGCCGCCCAGACGGTCGCGCTGCTGCACCGTACGCTCGACGGCCGCTGCCTCGGACGGCTGATCAACACACACTCGCATTCCGACCATATCGGCGGCAACGCGGCAGTGCAGCGGGCGTTCGGCTGTGCGATCACGGTGCCTGCCGGGATGGCGGGCGCAGTGGCCGAGTGGGACGAGGCAGCGCTGCTGCTGAGCACTGCCGAGCAGGCCGGCGAACGTTTCCACGCGGACGGGGTGCTGGCCGCAGGCGAAACCGTCGGGATGGGCGGTCTGACGTGGCAGATCCTCGAAGCGCCGGGGCACGATATGGACGCGCTGGTGTTCCACAACGCGGACCGGCGCATCCTGATTTCCGGCGACGCGCTGTGGCGCGACGGCTTCGGCATCCTGTTTGCGGACGTGCTCGGCACCGGCGACGGCATCGGCGCGGCGCGGCGCACGCTCGAGGCGATCGCGCGCCTGCCGGTCGATGTCGTCATTCCGGGGCACGGCGCGCCATTCGTCGAGTTCGACGACGCGCTGGCGCGGGCGTTTGCGCGGCTGAAGGCGTTCGAGGACGACGGCGCACGCATGGCGCGCAATGCGATCCGCGCCTGCATGACGTTCTCGCTGCTCGACCTGCGCTCGATCGCGCTCGACGAATTGCCGGAACATCTCGCGCGTGTGCCGCTCTACCGCGAAGCCAACGCGCGTTTCCTCGGCCAGTCGCCGGCGGCGCTGGCCGACTGGCTGGTCGCGGAACTGTCGCGTGCCGGCGTTGCGCGCTGCGAAGGAGGGCGGTTGGTCGCGGCCTGA
- the can gene encoding carbonate dehydratase yields MPVELRVLGADDRVCLDHVRQFFRNYAGSIGVDLCFQGFGDEMASLPGAYGAPQGRLFYAEIDRQPAGCVGIRPFSDGICEMKRLYVEPALRGLGVGRELVLAAIRAAKEIGYRRILLDTLPTMRIAVKLYRELGFTEAPAYYPTPIEGTLFLALDLDNWSEEEVANENLFHLFDYNRAWARQMQQIDPGFFEKLSKLQSPEYLWIGCSDSRVPANQIIGLLPGEVFVHRNVANVVVHTDLNCLSVIQFAVDVLKVRHIMVVGHYGCGGVKAALGRERIGIVDLWLRHVQDVHVKHRQAVDGLPPELAHDRLCELNVLEQVVNVAQTVVVQDAWKRGQPLAVHAWIYGLKNGLVRDLGLNVTRPEDLVPRYVAALETLA; encoded by the coding sequence GTGCCAGTCGAACTTCGCGTATTGGGTGCCGATGACCGGGTCTGCCTCGACCACGTCCGCCAGTTCTTCCGCAACTATGCCGGATCGATCGGCGTGGACTTGTGTTTCCAGGGTTTCGGCGACGAGATGGCGTCTTTGCCTGGAGCGTACGGGGCGCCGCAGGGCAGGCTTTTTTATGCCGAAATCGATCGCCAGCCCGCGGGTTGTGTCGGAATCCGCCCGTTCTCCGATGGCATCTGCGAGATGAAGCGACTGTACGTCGAGCCGGCGCTGCGCGGGCTGGGCGTCGGTCGCGAACTGGTCCTCGCGGCGATCCGGGCGGCGAAGGAAATCGGTTACCGCCGCATCCTGCTCGACACCCTGCCGACGATGCGTATCGCCGTGAAGCTGTATCGCGAACTCGGATTTACCGAGGCGCCGGCCTACTACCCGACGCCGATCGAAGGGACGCTTTTCCTCGCGCTGGATCTGGACAACTGGTCCGAGGAGGAGGTCGCAAACGAAAACCTGTTCCACCTCTTCGATTACAACCGCGCCTGGGCGCGCCAGATGCAGCAGATCGACCCGGGTTTCTTCGAGAAGCTGTCGAAGCTGCAGTCGCCCGAATACCTGTGGATCGGCTGCTCGGATTCCCGCGTGCCGGCGAACCAGATCATCGGCCTGCTGCCGGGTGAAGTCTTCGTGCATCGCAACGTCGCGAACGTCGTCGTGCATACCGACCTCAACTGTTTGTCGGTGATCCAGTTCGCCGTCGACGTGCTGAAAGTCAGGCACATCATGGTCGTCGGCCACTACGGCTGCGGCGGTGTGAAGGCGGCGCTCGGGCGCGAGCGCATCGGCATCGTCGACCTGTGGCTGCGCCACGTGCAGGACGTGCACGTCAAGCACCGCCAGGCGGTCGATGGACTGCCGCCGGAACTCGCGCACGACCGGCTGTGCGAACTCAACGTGCTCGAACAGGTCGTCAATGTGGCCCAGACGGTGGTCGTGCAGGACGCATGGAAACGCGGCCAGCCGCTGGCGGTGCATGCGTGGATCTACGGACTGAAGAACGGCCTGGTGCGCGATCTGGGCCTCAACGTGACGCGCCCTGAAGATCTGGTGCCGCGCTATGTCGCGGCGCTCGAAACACTGGCCTGA
- a CDS encoding MerR family transcriptional regulator encodes MASEQTYTITELARDFDVTPRAIRFYEDQGLLKPSRAGRTRIYSKSDRTRLKLTLRGKRLGLSLAEIKELLEMHGGVRNPAAQLVRFLVVLADRREALEQQREDIEAVLGEIAMLEKQCSDLLGHDSRGAAAARAEIVRRMRSEA; translated from the coding sequence ATGGCAAGCGAACAAACCTACACCATTACCGAACTCGCGCGCGACTTCGACGTGACACCTCGGGCCATCCGCTTCTACGAGGACCAGGGGTTGCTGAAGCCTTCCCGCGCCGGGCGCACGCGCATCTATTCCAAGTCCGACCGTACCCGCCTCAAGCTCACGCTGCGCGGCAAGCGCCTCGGCCTGTCGCTCGCCGAAATCAAGGAATTGCTCGAGATGCACGGCGGGGTGCGCAATCCCGCCGCACAGCTGGTGCGGTTCCTCGTCGTGCTCGCCGATCGCCGCGAAGCGCTCGAACAGCAGCGCGAGGACATCGAGGCGGTGCTCGGCGAGATCGCGATGCTCGAAAAACAGTGCTCCGACCTGCTCGGCCACGATTCCCGCGGGGCCGCTGCCGCACGTGCCGAAATCGTGCGCCGGATGCGCAGCGAAGCTTGA
- a CDS encoding enoyl-CoA hydratase/isomerase family protein encodes MYETLEIRTEGGVATIWMNRPDVHNAFNAQLIADLTASCRELDADDTVRVVVLAGRGKSFSAGADLNWMKAAAAASVEDNLDDARRLADMLHTISAMGKPTIARVQGAALGGGMGLASACDICVAAEQAVFATSEVKFGIIPAAISPYVIRAIGERQAYRYFQTAERITAARAGEIGLAHEVVAAEALDAKIAEIVTALLQGGPKAQAAAKDLIRNVANRPLGEAVVEDTARRISSLRATPEAKEGLDAFLAKRPAAWVSQQG; translated from the coding sequence ATGTACGAAACCCTCGAAATCCGCACCGAAGGCGGCGTCGCGACGATCTGGATGAACCGCCCCGACGTGCATAACGCGTTCAACGCGCAGCTGATCGCGGACCTCACCGCCAGCTGCCGCGAACTCGACGCGGACGACACGGTGCGCGTCGTCGTGCTCGCCGGACGCGGGAAGAGTTTTTCCGCGGGCGCGGACCTGAACTGGATGAAGGCGGCCGCTGCAGCCAGCGTCGAGGACAACCTCGACGACGCACGCCGGCTCGCCGACATGCTGCACACGATTTCCGCGATGGGAAAGCCGACGATCGCGCGCGTGCAGGGCGCGGCACTCGGCGGAGGCATGGGGCTCGCGAGCGCGTGCGACATCTGCGTCGCTGCGGAGCAGGCAGTGTTCGCGACCTCCGAAGTCAAGTTCGGCATCATCCCGGCGGCGATCAGCCCTTACGTGATCCGGGCGATCGGCGAGCGCCAGGCGTATCGCTATTTCCAGACTGCCGAGCGGATCACCGCCGCGCGCGCCGGGGAAATCGGCCTGGCGCACGAAGTCGTCGCTGCCGAAGCGCTCGACGCGAAAATCGCCGAGATCGTCACGGCGCTGCTGCAGGGCGGGCCGAAGGCGCAGGCCGCGGCAAAGGATCTGATCCGCAATGTCGCGAACCGGCCGCTCGGCGAGGCCGTCGTCGAGGACACCGCCCGCCGCATTTCCAGCCTGCGTGCGACGCCGGAAGCGAAGGAAGGTCTCGATGCTTTCCTGGCAAAGCGGCCCGCGGCGTGGGTGTCGCAGCAGGGCTGA
- a CDS encoding acyl-CoA dehydrogenase codes for MILTQEQEMIRDSLRAFAQERLAPFAAEWDRNHTFPREALKELAELGALGMVVPEQWGGAGMDYVSLVLALEEIAAGDGATSTIVSVQNSLACGIPNRYGSDAQKEQWLKPLASGRMLGCFCLTEPHVGSDASALKTTAVRDGDSWVINGVKQFITTGREADVAIVFAVTDKTAGKKGISCFLVPTNTPGYIVARIEEKMGQKASDTAQILFEDCRVPADALLGAEGEGYRIALSNLEAGRIGIAAQCLGMARAALEAAVKYAHERETFGKPIFEHQAVNFRLADMATQLEAARQLVWHAASLKDAGRPCLKEASMAKLFASEMAEKVCSDAIQVHGGYGYVTDFPVERIYRDVRVCQIYEGASDIQRLVIGRALAA; via the coding sequence ATGATCCTCACGCAAGAACAGGAAATGATCCGCGACTCCCTGCGCGCGTTCGCGCAGGAGCGCCTGGCCCCGTTCGCGGCCGAATGGGACCGCAATCACACTTTCCCACGCGAGGCGCTCAAGGAACTGGCCGAACTCGGGGCGCTCGGCATGGTCGTCCCGGAGCAGTGGGGCGGCGCGGGGATGGACTATGTCAGCCTCGTGCTCGCGCTCGAAGAGATTGCGGCCGGCGACGGCGCGACGTCCACCATCGTCAGCGTCCAGAACTCGCTCGCGTGCGGCATCCCGAATCGTTACGGCTCGGACGCGCAGAAGGAACAGTGGCTGAAGCCGCTCGCGAGCGGCCGGATGCTCGGCTGCTTCTGCCTCACCGAGCCGCACGTCGGCTCGGACGCCTCGGCGCTGAAGACCACGGCCGTCCGTGACGGTGATTCGTGGGTCATCAACGGTGTGAAGCAGTTCATCACGACCGGCCGCGAAGCCGATGTCGCGATCGTGTTTGCGGTCACCGACAAGACGGCCGGCAAGAAAGGCATTTCGTGCTTCCTCGTGCCGACGAACACGCCAGGCTACATCGTCGCGCGCATCGAAGAGAAGATGGGCCAGAAGGCCTCGGATACCGCGCAGATCCTGTTCGAGGACTGTCGCGTGCCGGCCGACGCGCTGCTAGGCGCGGAAGGCGAAGGCTACAGGATCGCGCTGTCGAACCTCGAAGCGGGGCGCATCGGCATCGCCGCGCAGTGCCTCGGCATGGCTCGCGCGGCGCTCGAAGCGGCAGTCAAGTATGCGCACGAGCGCGAGACTTTCGGCAAGCCGATTTTCGAGCACCAGGCGGTGAATTTCCGGCTGGCCGACATGGCGACGCAACTGGAAGCCGCGCGGCAGCTCGTGTGGCACGCCGCGAGCCTCAAGGATGCAGGCCGCCCGTGCCTCAAGGAAGCGTCGATGGCGAAGCTGTTCGCGTCGGAGATGGCCGAAAAGGTGTGCTCGGATGCGATCCAGGTCCACGGAGGCTATGGTTACGTGACCGACTTCCCGGTCGAGCGCATCTATCGTGACGTGCGCGTGTGCCAGATCTACGAAGGCGCAAGCGACATCCAGCGGCTGGTGATCGGACGGGCGCTCGCGGCCTGA